In Misgurnus anguillicaudatus chromosome 5, ASM2758022v2, whole genome shotgun sequence, a genomic segment contains:
- the eps8l3b gene encoding epidermal growth factor receptor kinase substrate 8-like protein 3b — MYGGNPVQVFPSRSFSPEAPLQKSGMSRPSAKSIYMQRKEYAMSRQPDNFQYRVEHLFTCELDGRQVSTIEDCVNKLKSLDSKGKVWGQDMIMEVKGNYLQLCDIETKEVLESVHMNSIKKTNSVLDSCVYDSLLIITVQDYGQRTPQVFLFQCEDSGAQDVLNDLNKAIEQGGVEPQMDIRSNLENIIGHGFPGSIRRSTISAQPSTPPSQFNSYPDYEDIEPLPPYNPMRYEQEPTPPPYTDMERNAEIFNHVAADIEIFINKVASVLPNNSGSKKKKKDKNAKKPAGNLPTVEEYVSCLQKIKYGFNLLGKLDGYLKNPPASEFVHSLFSSVGFVVGQYQSNIPSTVMSPMLTEKALELLGTIVTKEEDQLWRSLGDSWNVPRSKWPNGDQIPAYFPVFYDGWQPPPPIPSQSPFSRRQSSQHSNRTITQRPPEQDNRPWNPPPFRPTEPPLLMRVIYDFMARNIQELSVMKGDVVQVMDKSRQWWKVKNNRGEEGHVPPNVLEPVDRELPTANHGRSGQSMGGPPSLDMKSRPEEVRAWLQYKGFSKMTMQSLGVFNGAMLLGMKQDDIRAICPDEGNRVFFQLQSVRSAIAVTSEAEHHYGTR, encoded by the exons CACCTGTTCACCTGTGAGTTAGATGGGCGACAGGTGAGTACCATTGAGGACTGTGTGAACAAACTGAAGAGTCTGGACAGTAAAGGAAAAGTGTGGGGTCAAGACATGATCATGGAGGTCAAGGGGAACTACCTACAACTGTGTGACATAGAGACAAAA GAGGTTTTGGAGTCTGTTCATATGAACAGCATCAAGAAGACAAACAGTGTCCTGGACAGTTGTGTGTATGACTCCCTTTTGATAATCACGGTTCAGGATTACGGCCAGAGAACTCCACAGGTCTTTCTCTTCCAATGTGAGGATAGTGGG GCTCAAGACGTATTAAATGATCTGAATAAAGCAATAGAGCAAGGCGGAGTGGAGCCACAAATGGACATCAG GAGCAACCTAGAAAACATCATCGGCCACGGTTTTCCAGGGAGCATCAGAAGATCAACAATCTCAGCACAGCCATCTACACCTCCTTCACAGTTTAACAGCTATCCGGACTACG AAGATATAGAGCCATTACCACCATACAACCCTATGCGGTACGAGCAGGAGCCGACTCCACCTCCATACACTGACATGGAAAGGAATGCA GAAATCTTTAACCATGTAGCTGCTGACATTGAGATCTTCATAAATAAAGTTGCCTCGGTTTTGCCGAACAATAGTGGaagcaagaaaaaaaagaaagacaaaaatgcaaaaaaacctg cTGGAAATTTACCCACTGTGGAGGAGTATGTGTCCTGTCTACAGAAAATAAAGTATGGGTTCAATCTTCTG GGCAAACTAGATGGTTACCTAAAGAATCCACCGGCTTCTGAGTTTGTTCACAGTCTTTTCTCTTCAGTTGGTTTT GTGGTCGGTCAGTATCAATCCAACATTCCTTCCACAGTTATGAGTCCAATGCTGACAGAAAAAGCCTTGGAGCTCCTGGGAACTATTGTCACAAAGGAGGAGGACCAACTGTGGAGAAGTTTAGGAGACTCTTGGAATGTCCCTAG ATCCAAGTGGCCGAATGGGGATCAGATCCCTGCATATTTTCCTGTATTTTACGATGGCTGGCAGCCACCCCCACCCATCCCATCTCAGTCACCCTTCTCCAGGAGGCAGTCATCACAACATAGCAACAGAACCATCACACAGAGGCCACCTGAACAG GACAACAGACCCTGGAACCCCCCACCTTTTCG ACCAACAGAGCCTCCTCTTTTAATGAGGGTGATCTATGACTTCATGGCCAGGAACATTCAGGAACTGAGCGTGATGAAGGGTGACGTGGTGCAG GTGATGGACAAGTCCAGGCAATGGTGGAAAGTGAAAAACAACCGCGGTGAGGAGGGCCATGTGCCTCCAAATGTTCTCGAGCCTGTTGATAGAGAGCTGCCAACAGCAAACCATGGAAGGTCTGGG CAAAGTATGGGAGGACCTCCATCACTGGACATGAAATCCAGACCTGAGGAAGTCAGAGCCTGGTTACAATACAAAGGCTTTTCTAAAAT GACAATGCAGAGTCTTGGTGTGTTTAATGGAGCGATGCTGCTGGGCATGAAGCAGGATGATATCAGAGCAATATGTCCAGACGAAGGAAACAGAGTCTTCTTTCAACTCCAGAGTGTGAGATCTGCAATTGCAGTAA CAAGTGAGGCAGAACACCATTATGGTACCCGTTGA